The region CCACCACCCCGAAGAAGCCCAACTCGGCACTGCGCAAGGTCGCTCGTGTCAAGCTGACCAGCGGCATCGAGGTCACGGCCTACATCCCGGGCGAGGGCCACAACCTGCAGGAGCACTCGATCGTGCTCGTTCGTGGCGGCCGTGTGAAGGACCTCCCCGGCGTGCGCTACAAGATCATCCGCGGTTCCGCTGACACCCAGGGTGTGAAGAACCGTAAGCAGGCTCGCAGCCGGTACGGCGCGAAGAAGGAGAAGAGCTGATGCCCCGCAAGGGTCCGGCCCCGAAGCGGCCGCTGCACGCTGACCCCGTGTACGGCTCGCCGCTGGTCACGCAGCTGGTGAACAAGGTCCTCGTGGACGGCAAGCGCTCGCTGGCCGAGCGGATCGTTTACGCGGCGTTGGAAGGCTGCCGGGAGAAGACCGGTACCGACCCGGTCGTCACGCTCAAGCGTGCCCTGGACAACGTGAAGCCCACCCTGGAGGTCCGCAGCCGCCGCGTGGGTGGCGCGACCTACCAGGTGCCGATCGAGGTGCGGGCCGGTCGCTCCACCACCCTCGCGCTGCGCTGGCTGGTCGGTTACTCCCGGCAGCGCCGGGAGAAGACCATGGTCGAGCGCCTGATGAACGAACTGCTGGACGCGAGCAACGGTCTCGGCGCGAGCGTCAAGAAGCGTGAAGACACGCACAAGATGGCGGAGTCCAACAAGGCCTTCGCGCACTACCGCTGGTGACGTCGGGTCGGCCCTTGCCCGCCTCGGCACACCGATTCGACAGCTTGCATCTGTCTCAGGATTTGCACCTGCTGTTAGGGAACGGGGAAGAAACTCGTGGCACGTGACGTGCTGACTGACCTGACCAAGGTCCGCAACATCGGCATCATGGCCCACATCGACGCGGGCAAGACCACCACGACCGAACGGATCCTGTTCTACACCGGGATCACGTACAAGATCGGCGAGGTGCACGACGGCGCCGCGACGATGGACTGGATGGAAGAGGAGCAGAAGCGGGGTATCACCATTACCTCGGCTGCTACCACGACCTTTTGGGGCGACACCCAGATCAACATCATCGACACCCCGGGCCACGTCGACTTCACGGTCGAGGTGGAGCGGTCGCTGCGCGTCCTGGACGGCGCGGTCGCGGTGTTCGACGGCAAGGAAGGTGTCGAACCGCAGTCCGAGCAGGTCTGGCGTCAGGCGGACAAGTACGAGGTCCCGCGCATCTGCTTCGTCAACAAGATGGACAAGCTGGGCGCCGACTTCTACTACACGGTCCGGACGATCGAGGAGCGCCTCCACGCCCGGCCGTTGGTGCTGCAGCTGCCGATCGGCGCCGAGTCCGAGTTCGAGGGCGTCGTCGACCTGGTCCGCATGAAGGCGCTGACCTGGCGCGGCGAGGTCAAGAAGGGTGAGGACTACGAGGTCGAGGAGATCCCGGCCGACCTCGCCGAGACGGCCGCGGAGTACCGCGAGAAGCTGATCGAGGCCGTCGCCGAGTCCGACGAGGCCCTGATGGAGGCCTACTTCGGCGGCGAGGAGCTGACCGAGGAGCAGATCAAGAGCGGGATCCGCAACCTCACCAACAGCCGCGAGGCCTTCCCGGTGCTCTGCGGTACGGCGTTCAAGAACAAGGGTGTCCAGCCGATGCTGGACGCGGTGGTGGACTACCTGCCCTCGCCGCTGGACGTCCCGCCGGTGCAGGGCCTGCTGCCCGACGGCGTGACCCCGGCCGAGCGCAAGCCCAGCATCGAAGAGCCGTTCTCCGCGCTGGTGTCCAAGATCGCCGTGCACCCGTTCTTCGGCAAGCTCACCTACGTCCGGGTCTACTCCGGCAAGGTCTCCTCGGGCACCCAGGTCATCAACTCGACCAAGGAGCGCAAGGAGCGCATCGGGAAGATGTTCCAGATGCACTCCAACAAGGAGAACCCGGTCGACGAGATCCAGGCGGGTCACATCTACGCGGTGATCGGCCTCAAGGACACCACGACCGGCGACACCCTGTGCGACCCGGCGAACCCGATCGTGCTGGAGTCGATGACCTTCCCGGCGCCGGTCATCGAGGTGGCCATCGAGCCCAAGACGAAGGCCGACCAGGAGAAGCTGTCCACGGCGATCCAGAAGCTCGCCGAGGAAGACCCGACGTTCCAGGTCAAGCTGGACGACGAGACCGGTCAGACGATCATCAAGGGCATGGGCGAGCTGCACCTTGAGGTGCTCGTCAACCGGATGAAGTCCGACTTCAAGGTCGAGGCGAACATCGGTAAGCCGCAGGTGGCCTACCGCGAGACGATCCGCAAGTCGATCGACAAGTACGAGTACACGCACAAGAAGCAGACCGGTGGTTCCGGTCAGTTCGCGCGCGTGATCATCGGACTCTCGCCGATCGAGCAGACGTCCGAGAGCGCGACCTACGAGTTCGAGAACAAGGTCACCGGTGGGCGCATCCCGCGGGAGTACATCCCGTCGGTGGACCAGGGCGCGCAGGACGCGATGCAGTACGGCGTGCTGGCCGGCTACCCGCTGGTCGGCGTGAAGGTGACCTTGCTCGACGGCCAGTACCACGAGGTCGACTCCTCGGAAATGGCCTTCAAGGTCGCGGGTTCGATGGCGCTGAAGGAAGCCGCCGCCAAGGCGTCCCCGGCGCTGCTCGAACCGATGATGGCGGTCGAGGTGACCACGCCCGAGGACTACATGGGCGATGTCATCGGCGACCTGAACTCCCGCCGTGGTCAGATCCAGGCCATGGAGGAGCGCAGCGGTACCCGCGTCGTCAAGGCTCTCGTGCCGCTGTCGGAGATGTTCGGGTATGTCGGCGACCTGCGGTCCAAGACCCAGGGGCGCGCGAACTACTCGATGGTGTTCGACTCCTACGCCGAGGTTCCGGCGAACGTGGCTAAGGAGATCATCGCCAAGGCAACGGGCGAGTGACCCGCTGCTCGGTCCCGGCCGGGACCGAGCATGAGGCAACGCCTCGCGAAGGCGACCGGGGAGCAATCCCCTCCAGTTCGGCGGCGGACGGGCCGCCACCCGCAAGGGCAGTGCTCTTCCGGGATCGGTGGCCCGCTCGTCACCTACCCGACAGGACTCCGCCTGGCACAACAAGTCGTACGGCGGAAAGTTAACAAGTCCAGGAGGACAATCCAGTGGCGAAGGCGAAGTTCGAGAGGGACAAGCCGCACGTCAACATCGGGACCATCGGTCACGTTGACCACGGCAAGACCACGCTCACGGCGGCCATCACCAAGGTGCTGCACGACAAGTACCCGGAGCTGAACCCCTTCACGCCGTTCGACGAGATCGACAAGGCGCCGGAGGAAAAAGAGCGCGGCATCACGATCCAGATCGCGCACGTCGAGTACCAGACCGAGAAGCGCCACTACGCCCACGTGGACGCCCCCGGTCACGCCGACTACGTGAAGAACATGATCACCGGTGCGGCGCAGATGGACGGCGCGATCCTGGTGGTCGCGGCGACCGACGGCCCGATGCCGCAGACGCGTGAGCACGTGCTGCTGGCCCGCCAAGTCGGCGTGCCCTACATCCTGGTGGCGCTGAACAAGGCCGACATGGTCGACGACGAGGAGATCCTCGAGCTCGTCGAGATGGAGGTCCGCGAGCTGTTGTCGGCCCAGGAGTTCCCGGGCGACGACGTGCCGGTGATCCGCGTTTCCGCGCTGAAGGCGCTGGAGGGCGACGCCGAGTGGGGCGCGAAGATCGTCGAGCTGATGGACGCGGTGGACGAGAACGTCCCGGACCCGGTCCGCGAGATCGAGAAGCCGTTCCTGATGCCGATCGAGGACGTCTTCTCCATCACGGGCCGCGGCACCGTGGTCACCGGCCGCATCGAGCGCGGTGTCATCAAGGTGAACGAGGAGGTGGAGATGGTCGGTATCAAGGAGAAGCCGATCAAGACCACCGTCACCGGTGTCGAGATGTTCCGCAAACTGCTCGACGAGGGCCAGGCGGGTGACAACGTCGGCCTGCTGATTCGCGGTATCAAGCGCGAAGAGGTCGAGCGCGGCATGGTCGTCGTGAAGCCCGGCACCACCACCCCGCACACCGATTTCGAGGCGCAGGTCTACATCCTGTCCAAGGACGAGGGTGGTCGGCACACGCCGTTCTTCAACAACTACCGGCCGCAGTTCTACTTCCGTACCACCGACGTGACCGGTGTGGTGACCCTCCCCG is a window of Saccharopolyspora phatthalungensis DNA encoding:
- the fusA gene encoding elongation factor G, producing MARDVLTDLTKVRNIGIMAHIDAGKTTTTERILFYTGITYKIGEVHDGAATMDWMEEEQKRGITITSAATTTFWGDTQINIIDTPGHVDFTVEVERSLRVLDGAVAVFDGKEGVEPQSEQVWRQADKYEVPRICFVNKMDKLGADFYYTVRTIEERLHARPLVLQLPIGAESEFEGVVDLVRMKALTWRGEVKKGEDYEVEEIPADLAETAAEYREKLIEAVAESDEALMEAYFGGEELTEEQIKSGIRNLTNSREAFPVLCGTAFKNKGVQPMLDAVVDYLPSPLDVPPVQGLLPDGVTPAERKPSIEEPFSALVSKIAVHPFFGKLTYVRVYSGKVSSGTQVINSTKERKERIGKMFQMHSNKENPVDEIQAGHIYAVIGLKDTTTGDTLCDPANPIVLESMTFPAPVIEVAIEPKTKADQEKLSTAIQKLAEEDPTFQVKLDDETGQTIIKGMGELHLEVLVNRMKSDFKVEANIGKPQVAYRETIRKSIDKYEYTHKKQTGGSGQFARVIIGLSPIEQTSESATYEFENKVTGGRIPREYIPSVDQGAQDAMQYGVLAGYPLVGVKVTLLDGQYHEVDSSEMAFKVAGSMALKEAAAKASPALLEPMMAVEVTTPEDYMGDVIGDLNSRRGQIQAMEERSGTRVVKALVPLSEMFGYVGDLRSKTQGRANYSMVFDSYAEVPANVAKEIIAKATGE
- the rpsG gene encoding 30S ribosomal protein S7, translating into MPRKGPAPKRPLHADPVYGSPLVTQLVNKVLVDGKRSLAERIVYAALEGCREKTGTDPVVTLKRALDNVKPTLEVRSRRVGGATYQVPIEVRAGRSTTLALRWLVGYSRQRREKTMVERLMNELLDASNGLGASVKKREDTHKMAESNKAFAHYRW
- the tuf gene encoding elongation factor Tu produces the protein MAKAKFERDKPHVNIGTIGHVDHGKTTLTAAITKVLHDKYPELNPFTPFDEIDKAPEEKERGITIQIAHVEYQTEKRHYAHVDAPGHADYVKNMITGAAQMDGAILVVAATDGPMPQTREHVLLARQVGVPYILVALNKADMVDDEEILELVEMEVRELLSAQEFPGDDVPVIRVSALKALEGDAEWGAKIVELMDAVDENVPDPVREIEKPFLMPIEDVFSITGRGTVVTGRIERGVIKVNEEVEMVGIKEKPIKTTVTGVEMFRKLLDEGQAGDNVGLLIRGIKREEVERGMVVVKPGTTTPHTDFEAQVYILSKDEGGRHTPFFNNYRPQFYFRTTDVTGVVTLPEGTEMVMPGDNTEMSVQLIQPIAMDEGLRFAIREGGRTVGAGRVTKILK
- the rpsL gene encoding 30S ribosomal protein S12, whose product is MPTIQQLVRKGRQDKVAKTKTAALKGSPQRRGVCTRVYTTTPKKPNSALRKVARVKLTSGIEVTAYIPGEGHNLQEHSIVLVRGGRVKDLPGVRYKIIRGSADTQGVKNRKQARSRYGAKKEKS